Genomic DNA from Vanrija pseudolonga chromosome 3, complete sequence:
gaggagcttTGGTTCactggcgtcgacgaccgcaaGGTCATGGCCTGGGTCATCAAGCCCCGCGGCtggaccgaggaggacgcggccaagTCGTACCCGCTCGCCTTCTTCATCCACGGCGGTCCCCAGGGTGCATGGGACGACCAGTGGTCTACCCGCTGGAACCTCGCGCTGTACGCCTCGGCCGGCTACTTTGTCGTGGCTGTCAACCCTACTGGCTCGACTGGCTACGGCCAGGAGTTTACCGACCGCATCGCCGGCCACTGGGGCGACAGGCCGTACCAGGACCTCGTAGCCGGCTACTttgccgcgctcgacaagtACCCCGAGATCGACCCCAACCGTACCACGGCTCTTGGCGCGTCGTACGGCGGCTACATGATCAACTGGATCAACGGCCACAACGTGTTTGGCTTCAAGGCCCTCGTGTACCATGACGGTATTCTCTCCACCACGGACACCTACTACTCGACCGAGGAAGTGTGGTTCCCTAACCACGACTTCGAGGGCACGCTTATTGAGAACCGCGCCAACTATGAGAAGTGGAGCCCGCTCAACCACGTCGCCGAGTGGGCCACGCCCCAGCTGGTCATCCAGGGCGGCCAGGACTTCCGTCTCGCCGAGTCGCAGGCGATTGGCACCTTCACCGCGCTGCAACTGCAGGGTGTGCCCAGCCGCTTCCTCTACTTCCACGACGAGAACCACTGGGTGCTCAAGCCCAAGAActcgcgccgctggcacCACGAGGTGCTGCGTTGGCTTGACGAgtgggtcggcgccggcaagcgcCACGGCATTGAGGCGGAGgctgaggtcgaggtcgaggccgaggccattGATATCGACTCGCTCAACCCCGGCCTGTTCTACGACGACTTCTCCGACCTCGTTGACGGCGTTGGTGCGTTTGTCGAGGACGTCACGGCGAACGTCatcgaggagattgaggagaTGGTTTCCATTGTGCTTTAGAGCCGTAGATCCCCGAAGGATGCAGAATGCAAGAATGAATGCCGACGGACGGCGGCCAGATGCGTGTGGCGGTGcacgcgtcgcgtcgtgtcgtcgtgtgGCCCGGGTCGTATCATATCTATACAGAGAGAACATGCACACACGCATGCGTCAAAATCGCGCATTCGCCTATCGCCAGGCAGGCCCCAGGATCGCCGAAGTCTCTCCGACGGCGACAGGCTCGATGATGATGCTGCGGAtgttgatgatgatgcatCAAAGTCGCGTTTTTgacacgccgaggcggtgcaAAACAAAGCCGGCGATCGAGATCGGCGGCTGCTTTTTCCTTTTGCGACCCCAGCGACCCCCCTCACAGGCGCGACACAGTGGCCAGTGACGTAACGCGTGCATTCCACAGTGCCACGCCCGGTTTCATACTTAACGGGGAGACGACCAAGCGACGcctgcttcttcttccccCCATCACACACTCTCGCGCCCATCCACACAATGTACGACGACAAGAAGTCGACCACGCCCAGTGGCGAGCAGGCCTTTTTGCTCGTGACGCTGCCACACGTTACTGTGCGCCAGGTGTTTGAGGGCGAGCCAATGGTCCTGGCCACGGGCGGGTTACAGTGAGTGACCTTCCCcctcccttcctcctcccctcccccctcccccctccccccttcctcgccctccatACTCCTCCAACCACCACGCGCCCCGCTGACACTGCCCCCCAGGCTCGAGTGCGTTGCGCTCCCCATCCCTCCCGAGATCGGCCACCAGACCGCCAACCCCTTCGCGGCCAACCAGTTCGAGcacggcacgccgacgcacgacctctggctcgtcgtccgcgtcggcgacagctTTGAGCACACGCTCGTGCCCGAGAACTTCCTCAAGGCGCGCCCGCCCAACACGCCAGGCGGAGTCacgggcggcgccgccctccctGTCCCCAGCTACGTGATCAAGGAGCCGGCCGTCCCCGGTGcccagctcgtgctcgagctctcggcgccgcagAACGCgtccgacctcgacgacctcgagttCTTCGAGACGCTGCTCACGCAGTACGGCGCGCTGGAGCAGGGCGAGTCGGCCCTCACGGGCATCACTTTGCCTACGgccgcggctggcggtgctgccgccgccgccgccgctgggtCAAGCTCGCAGCAGgcccaggtcgaggtcgagcctgagctcgtcgagatccAGGGCGGAGAGGATCTCAAGGGTCAGCTCgttctcgtcgacgaggagacgggcAAGGTactcggccagctcgagacCACGGCCGAGGTCTCGGGTGCCCCTGTCGACTCGCAGCGGCCCGACGCGCCTGTGCTCCTCGACTTTGGACCGATCGTGAACCAGTACGCTGGGCGCGTGGTCCAGGTCGAGCAAATCCCCCCCGAGGAGATGAACGACTGGAtcctccgcggcgcgcactACATGTCCCAGGGCATCCTgtacgtcggcggcgtgtcgtccAACGCCATCCTCCAGGGCGCCAACGTCCTCAAGCGCAACATCAAGGCGAAGCCCGAGGCGACGACCTTCTCGCCCACGACGCAGGCAGCCATCCGCCGTACCCACAACGCGACGGTGTCGACGGTTAAGGTGACAAAGGGCACCATTGGTATGATCAACAAGGCCGTCGACTACGTTGTCGACCGCAAGGGCGGTGCTGGCAAGCCTGCCATCAACCCTGGTCGCACGGCTGCCAAcccctccacctcggcctgggGTAAAGCGCCCGCACCTGCGggtcctcctcctgccgCTGGGCCCTCAGCGGCCGCTTCCAAGGCTGCCGACCCTCCACCATACTCGGCATACGACAACGATGACAAGAAGGGTCCCGCCCCCGGCGCTGCTCCTGCAGCCCAGGGCTTCCCCGACCGCGTCGCTGCACCGCTTGCGCCCGGACAAAAGCGGCCATTCCTCAACCGTGTCGTGCTGGCTGGTGAGGTCGTCCTCTCctcgctcgaggcggccggcaaCGACCTCATCTCGGCGGGCACTgtcgcggcctcgtcggtcgTGCAGGCGAggtacggcgacgaggcgggccACGCCacggccctcctcggcggcacggttcgcaacgtcgcgctcgtgtaCGTCGACGTGCGTGGTATCGGTCGCCGCGGTATCCTCAAGGCGACGGCCCGTGGATGGGTCAAGGCCCGCCTCCGTGGTGGCCAGGAGGTCCGCCTgcagcccggcgcgccggtcgcgcagaacgtcggcggcgagttcATCGTCGGTGTGCcgcagcagggcggcgcgtACGGCCCGCCCACGGCCAACCCGGCGGCACCCAAGGCCAGCTCTGGATGGTTTGGCAAGAGCAAGAAGCAGTGAGGGAGATTTGGGGAGACGAAAACGAAACGAAACGGTATGACGACTAGACTCCGGGGGGGATCTGCCACAATGTCATACACGACTGCTTGGGCTTAGTTAGTACATTGTAGCATGATGCAATTGCAGTATCAACAGGACGGAATAGGGTGGGAGGGCATGCAGCAGAGTTACAGTATTCACAATGCATGTAATGTACAACAATGAGCGGGGCGAACGGACACGAGCCAACGAGAAACGGAACGGAACAGCCTTGCGGCTCACGGGACGACGATGCAACCAGCAGACTGCATCACCGCCGAGCGTGTTTTTGGTAATTTTACAGTTTtaacacacacacacacacagcacaGGCCCTACCGATGCAAAGGGCCAACGGGTCAATGGGTATAGGGTATCGGCCAGGACGTGCAGACCGTCCTGGCATGAATCCGTggcactcactcactcgttGAGTGAgtgccacacacacaacactACCCTACATCTCGGGCAGCGACgcggccttgtcctcgtcgttgtcgtcgccgaacgagaggcgacggcgggggcgcAACGGCTCCGAGAAGCCCCAGCCGAAGGAGCCGAAGGAGGGCTGGCGGGTGCGGGCCGGGATGTcgatcggcggcgaggtggcgtgcggcgacacggcggcggcggcggggacggcaGGCGGAGCAAgggcaggcggcgccggagtaggagcgggggcgggggcggggcgagcaaTAGCGGCCGCGGGGACAGCACGAGCCGAGGCGCGGGCGAAGTTGCTGGCACCGCGAGCACGGGGAGGAGCAGGGGCAGTAACGGGAGTAGCCGATCCGGAGGCAACAGCGGGCGTGAATCCGACAGCGCGCATCACAGTGCGcgcaggggcaggggcaacaggagcagcaggagcaggagccggtccgggggcagcagcagtaggCGTGAATCCGACAGTAGGCACCAcagtgcgcggcgagcgcgggtccgacggcgtgtcgaggacgaAAGGAggcaccacggcggcggggtaAGGCGTGGACGGGCGCACGGCAATGGGGCTGGGCGGGTCGGCTCTCGTCACGGTcgcgttgccgccgttgagCGGGCCGTCGACCAGGAAGGTGACGTGGACGTTAAgggtgggtgcggcgggggcggggacggcggcggtggggacggcggcggtggcggcgttgTGCGTGCCGCTGGGtccggcgttggcgttgttGGTGGGGATGCTGGCGTCGGTGttggcgccgtcgctgccgagcacATTGTTGGGCGCACCGACCGTGCCGAAAGCCACAACCAACTCAGGGCAGCTGTTGAGGATGCCGCGGTAGTCCCAGTTGTCGCGGGGTGGGCCGGAGCAGAACagcgggccggcggcgggcgcccacgccgagacgaggtgctcgcccTTGGGCGGGGGAAGGTGGGCGAACTTGCGCGAGGTGTCGATGTCGGGGTTGCggaggcgcgcggccgtctcggcgcgcgtggGGCTCTTCTTGCCTGgctcctcgcggcgcacggGGAGGACAGGCGCacgcggctcggcggcctcggcgcgggtgAGCTTGAGGGGCGCGGCGGGACGGGGctcgggcgtgggcggcgagcggacctcggcgcggccggcacTCGCGGCATGGCTGGCGTACCGCTCGGCAGCGCTGTTGACCGCCTCGAGGTTGATGCCCCACAGGTTGTAGAACGGGTGCTTGGggccctcggccgcctgcATCTGCGCCTGCGAAGCCTCCGTTACCGGCACGTAGCGGGGGAcgcgtgtcggcggcgagcgcttCGCGGCCTTGCGCTCTTCAACCTTGTCGAGGTACTCCTTGTAGAAAACGGGGCAGAACTGGCAAGGCTGGTACCCGTTCGGAACGATGGGCGGCGAGTCCTTGGTGCGCTTGCAGAACGGGCACGCAAAGGggatgtcgtcgccgagccagtTGGGACGgccgcggtcgtcgccgttgtcgccgtcgtcgttgtggtCGTCGCCTGGGTTgtgcccgcccgcgctggtcgccgcggcgctaGTGGCACCACTGCCACCaccgctgccactgccagAGGCAGAGCCGCCCTGCGACGAAGGCGCGGGCCCGGTGGCGGCCGAAGTGCCAGCGTTGTGAGTGCGAAGCGCAACCGTCGAGCGGCGAAGTGCGTCGAAGCGGTCGGCGGAGGCAATGTCCCACTGCATTTCtgtgtcgccgtcgtccgaaGGGGGAGAGCAGTGAGCGATGTACTCAGAAGGGTCGGAGCGCTCcgtggtcgacgtcgcgaGCTCGTGTGGGGCGGTCGGAGCTGGGAAATAGTGgaggggcgcggcgtggttgGAGAGGGAAGTACCGTCGCTGCCACAGTTGGCACCGCAGACATGGGCGGGCTCGTTGTAGCTGTGGCCCGaggcggcctcgtcgcgctcgcggcggaggatggcgaggtggtcgtccatgaggagcagctcggcgctgacgcgctgacgacgccccgcggcctcgtcgtcctcgacctcgggggCAGCACTCGCAGCCTCGGTGGCACCCATGTAAGTCTGGCTGTAGATACCGTGGACTGCCATGATCTGGTCGGCAGGTGGCTGGAGCAAGAACGCCACGTGGGGAGCAGCCCAATCGGGGACAGGACCGTCGCTGTTCGTGTAGTAGTTGATCCTCTCGACGAACTCGCTGTGGGCGTTGAACACGCGAGCGACCTCGTGACGAGCCTGCCGATGCAGAGCGCCCAGGTCCAAGTCACCCTTGATGACCTTGTCGTGGAAGTCGCTTCCGCCCGTTCCCTCGCACTTGGGGAGAGGgagcaggtgctcgagcGCACCCGACAGGTACTCCTCGTATGGGGCGGTGCGGATGACGCCGGGCCCGCGCTCGTTGACAGTCACCTCAGGTTCAGGCAAGGTGTAGGTGATGTCGCCCTGGGTAGCGAAAGGGTTGTCATTCCACAGGAGGGGCATGTCGTCGTAgtcgcggtggtgggggaggcggaAATCGAACGGGGTTGGCTTGGGGatggtcgtcgaggtacCACCTGTGTAGCCGCCGAGAGGTGGCATCCCGTAGAAGCCGGCGTTGGACTGGACGTTGTGGGTGTTGAAAACATGAGCGGTAGGTGGGAGAGGGAAATGGTAGGGCATGCCGCTCGTGGTGTTGAGGTCTGTTGCAGTGGGTGATGGTGGAGTAGGAGGCGCACAGAAGTTTGGTGTTGGTGGCACAAACCTGTCAGCACTTGCACCAAGCATCAcgcaccccactcaccctcgaTACACTCCGAAGCTCCCTTAAAGTGGTACGCAGTCTTGTTCTGGGTAGTCAGTGGCAAATCCAAAGCATGGGGCGTGCAGAGGGGACAGCTGGGGTTTGTTTGTGAAAGTGTGgcgcgagtgtggcggtgtgtgtgggtggtgttTACCGCCGCTGACTCGACTACGGACCCCAAGCGCCGGCGcacaccaccaaccaccaaCAAAGGGAAGATGTCATGTTGTGTGGGTGGCACAAAAtggggcgagggggtgcAGGCTGTGCATCGCGGCGCAGAGCAatggggaggggaggggagaaACACTCACGCTGGTAGCGGCACCGCCGGTGACCTCAACCGCCGAGTGGATCGCCATGTCGGAACGAAGGAggccctccttggcctcggtggcgggcgagttgacgtcttcggcgccgagcacggaGGGGgagagcggcgcgagggtgGCAACGGGGGACCTGGGACTGTGCGCGtcgcctgggcggcggggcatgACTTCGTTGTTGTTCGGCTGGGCGAGGCGATCGACAGTCTTGATGAGCTGGGCGGTGAACCCAGAggtggggggcggggtgCGCATGGTGCCGtactgggtgggtgggcgaggagccCAGCAGAGTAGTAGTAGATAGAGAGTACGCTGGATGGGGGTGTTTTTGAGGGGGAGAGGTGAGCGAGGGAGAGTGATTGAGTGGGTGAGTTGGTAGGCAAGTCTGATGGCAAGAGATCAGATCTTATACCCGTCAACAGTGCACCAaacacccccaccccccgccgccgcggcgcacgcccAACGCGCCATCACCGGCAGCCCCAAAGAGCTCCCACGCCAAGGGAGTGTACAGTACCCCACAGGTCCGGTCGAGTCGCAGCACGAacacgaggacggcgcgtgtgcacggcgtcggtgtgCACGGTGGAGAGCGAGGGCGTGCGACGAGTCGGTACATAGCGTGGCGgtgcgcacggcgtcggggaggaCGGGGTAGCAGGGTtctgcgtgcgtgctggcCACGCACAGGCGGTGCTTCTCCCTCCCCTCACCTCTGCCAAATGATGCCAAAGGAGGTGCGCGGTATGCTGCGTGCGTGGGCCAAAGGCGCGACATTGTGACTCGACCCCAGCCCAGCGGCGTCATGGTTGATTGTGTgcaccccctccccacaccgcaccttgccctcgtcgtccgatCCCACGGCCAGATTTCGCCAAGAATAATGCACACCACGACCCAAGTCGCACTTCCCACTGCACGCCCGGGGCGAGACAGTGTGCGGTGCGACACGGTTGAATTGGCCGAGAGGTGAGGAGGCggacagcagcaggctcAGCGCGTAACGTCCCAACACCACCCCCCGGCACTCTCGACCCATGTATACTGTTGCCCTTGCTTCATAGAGCATGCAGACGTTTTTTCTCGGCCCGAGATGCATCGGTgcgtgctggcgccgccgttgcgTGGCTCAGTGTGGGGTGTGTGGAGGGGTGTCGTGGGGGTATTTTTGGCGCGCGCACCAAGCAGCCATTGCCGCcgggcttggcgcgctgtGCTTCCTAGGGCGTTGCAATGGGTTTGGCCGAGGCTTGAGGCCGGGCAAGCAAGGTGTGCGTGCTGGGTGGCCACTTGCTTGTCCCCACTGGGTGGCCAAAGTCACCACCGTCGCACCTAGCTATCCTTTTTTTTTTCCAGGCCGTCTCGTCTCACTCCTTGTCAACACACCCTCAACAAGGCAACATCACCCTCAGTAACACTTTGGGAGCCTTGGCCCTGGAAGCAGCCAGCTCTGCCCGACTCCCAGTCGCCCTCGCAACGTCCCGAAACATCGCCCCACTCGCACCCACTCTCACCCGCCCACGACCCACCCGCACGCCCACCCGCAGTGTTGATACGTCCTCTCGACCCACTCGCGCGATTATCGGCGAAAAGATATCTGTAATTGTCGTGTTGACGGCCTGCCGAGAAGCGCGGTGTGTTGGTCTGGCGGTTAGGGGTCCCTGGGCGCCCTCGTCTCCTCACCCGGTCATCGCCGTCAGCTCTGTGCCCGTCCTTTCGCCCCTTCATGCCAGTAATACCACCCCCTCTACACTTCCTTGCGCGAGAGTGTGGTCACCAGTCCAAGTCGTTTCAGAGTCTGATCCTAGTCAGGTCGagtccaccaccacccacccacccatcacCATCGCCCCACGCTTCGttgtcgctcgccgtcctttGCCAGGCCTCGCTTTTACCACCTGAAGCACGACGTGTTCACTTCTGACAGATCCACCTGTTACTCAAGTGAGTAGTTGGTTTTAGGTGATTCTAGTGATGACCGAACTCGGTCGTCATCATCGCGGCCGCTGCGTCCCTCTCTCCTGTCGTTCTTCACCGTTTGCCGTTCTCCAAAGACAGATGCCCACTCCCCACTCTCTCATTATGATCGCCGCGAATCGAGCTGTTTCAGCGCGCTGTCATCAGCGACATGCTTTTACCACCAGAAACGGTCGCTGACGGACCGCTGATGCCGCTCCAGCCCATTCGTGTCGTCTGCCCTCGGCCCAGCCGCGTCCCCGGCTGAACACCAAGACGACCGCCACTCTGCTGTCAGTACCAAACATCCCCTTAGGATGGAGGACTCGATGTCTCCCGAACGGCTCGCGTTGCTTGCGTTGCTCACGGCTGTCGACAACCCCAGTGACAGACGCCTTTGCCCCAGTTGTTGACGGTGCGGACGGCGccctctcctcctctgcctGCCGTGTCGGTCTTGTCCTGAGTCTGTGGTGCGCTGATTGCGCTCGTATCTTGTGGGAGTAAAGGTGTGTGAAAGAGGGGGAGCTCTGGAGGGTACCCATATGTCCTTTAACTGAACGCCGGCAGCCACAGCCTTCTCACCTCGAGTCGTATCACGTCCAgcgcgcttctcctcgctCCGTGGCTTGCGATCTTCCCAAGGTCTCCCTATTACCCTTGAGGGTTCTTTCGCTTTTCCTATTGTCCTGCTGTTCTTCTGTGCTGCGTTCCGCTTGCAGTGCTGTCCGCCCCGAAGGCTGGGGCCACCGGCGAGGCAGACCTGCCTCATGAGGCCCCGGCTCAACCACCTACGCGCGCTCCACGTTCCGTCCCTGACCATTCTTTATTGCAGTACTTTACCATGCAGCTGGCGAAAAGATCGCTCGGGTGGCTTGGGAGGTACTTCTATTCGGGGCTTGAtcggggaggaggtgggagGCAGGGGTACATATGCGGGTGCCACATCCACCATGGTTTTTGAACCAATGCCCGTTTCTTTCTTCGTTTCCATGTTACGTTACGTTAGAGTCATTGAATGCACTCTTAAATGACTTTGACGCAGAACTACCGTACTCAACTGTCGCGGTGGAAAGTGACGGAACGGGTGGGAGCGCCACATCGACGATCCGACGTGGGGCATTTTCTTCTTCTCCCCCCGCCTCAGCGCCCTTTACGAACCATTCCGCTCCACCTGCTCCTTTCACAGCACACCCGCACATGCTGTTCATCTCTATGGATAGAATGTACAATGCTACTACTCTACATCATGACCGCCTAGCTCGACACCTGGAGCTCGGGCTCAGCGGGCTTGAACTCGCTCGCCCCGGGGTTGAGCTTCGagtcggcggctggcgcaGCAAACTTTCTGCTTGCAGTCATGCCACCCGAGGCGATGCCACcggccgctgctggtgcaGCTGCGGCCTTAAATGACTTCGCTCCGCCGGGCGTGGGCCTCGAAGCGGGGTGGGTGAACTTGCAGTCGGCTGAAATGTCAGCTTTGCTGCCGCGTGCATTGAGCAGCTGAACATACCTCTCGTGCAGCGCTCAGCGAATCGGCAGGGGCGCGCAGTCTTGCCATCGTCAAGGGCCGAATCTAAGGAGGCCTTGCCAACAGCCTCGGTGCTGTTGGTAGCTGGAGTCGTGGCGGCCGCATTTGACAGAGCGGGCGGAGGAATGGggttgccgttggcgtccTCGTGGCGGTACTGGCACTTGGGGTTGGTGCAGTTCTGGTATCGACACAAGACACGGCTAGGGCCAGCAGACTCGCCGTTGGCGGCCGCAGGGCTGACGTGGCTCTTGATGCACTCCGGGTCCTTGCAGTCCTTGCCGGCCTCACAAGCCTCCTCGCTCAGCACCATGCCcgtcttctcgtcggcgacaggCGAAGGGTGGCTGTAGATGCAGCGTGCGTTGCTGCAGCCAACACCAAACTTGCACAgggcggtcgacgacggcttgGTCGGGATTGGGCCCAGCGAACCTCCCCGGGGCTGAATCGGCGACACAGCATGAccgccgagcttggtgcCAGCGGGAACTTTCGCAGGAGCCGGGCGCACTGGGGGTcgtgtggcggcgggagggcgTCCTGGTCGGTTCTGAGGGGGTAAGCGACCATACGCATCTTTTCAcccacctgctgctgcatgttCGCCATCTGTTCCGCCATTGCGACCATGTTGGCCTGCATGGCCATCATCTGCATCATCATTTCTTGTTGTCCGGGAGGGAATCCTTGGCCTGGGAAGCCCTGCGGACGGAACCCAGGCTGCTGATGCCTAGGCCCGGGGCCGAACCCGGGGCCGTTCATGTGGCCGCCCCGACCGTTGGCTGCTCCACGAACGTTCAATCCACCACGAAGAGGAGGGCCGCCAGgtccaccgccgcgagggccgaggcggtcgcTCAAGCTTCGGCCGGGCTGTGGTCCGCCCTGAGGTCCACCGCGCGGGCCAGTCGGTGCGTTGTCGGGAACCCTGCGCTTGttctgctcgtcgccagtgTTCTCAAACTTTCGCTTGGTGCCTTCGACGGCTGATGCGAACATGCGACTCCCAGCAGACGGGCCGGGGGCCGAGGCCTCGGCTGGGGCGTCTGCGACTTCCGGAGCGGATTCTGGctctggtgctgctggtgcggcAAGCTTGTCGCGGCGGTCAAATAACCAGTCGAGGAAAGAGGCGTCAAAGTCGGGGCCAACGACTGGGGTTGTCAGTTGAGGccccccccctccgccgcggACACTGCAACTCACGATCCTGCATTTCTGTCCTGACTTTCTCTGCTAAAGTCAGTTATTGTTCTTCCTGTTGTTCTGTAAGAACGCACCACGAGCGTTGTCGTTGGCTGCAACATGTCAGCGATTGCCACCGAGGAACTTTCTCCCAACTCACCAAGCAACACGCAGACGTATTCTGCCATGACGCTGTCTTCCCTGGTCAGTACGAAGTCAAAGCCAAGCTCTTACCGTCTGACTCGGCCCACTCGCGtcgctcaagctcggcctgcacCTCCTTCTGTTGCAATGTTAGTCACTGTGGTTGGTCTCGTGCGATGGGCGTGCACTGACCTGGAGGACAGCTGACTGCTCGGCAGTCAGAGTAGGAGTTGACATGTTGGGTATTACGTTGCTGGGAATGTCGAGGTCTCAGAGGTCGCGCTGAGCGTCGAGTTGCAAAGTGAAAGGAACAAGAGTGATGTTGGTCGAGTGACTTGGCACTTGGTCGAGAATAATAGCACAAGTGATTAGATCACAAGAGAGCAAGGAGGGTGGAGGCACAACTGA
This window encodes:
- the nab2_1 gene encoding Nuclear polyadenylated RNA-binding protein nab2; this encodes MSTPTLTAEQSAVLQKEVQAELERREWAESDDSVMAEYVCVLLEKVRTEMQDLVGPDFDASFLDWLFDRRDKLAAPAAPEPESAPEVADAPAEASAPGPSAGSRMFASAVEGTKRKFENTGDEQNKRRVPDNAPTGPRGGPQGGPQPGRSLSDRLGPRGGGPGGPPLRGGLNVRGAANGRGGHMNGPGFGPGPRHQQPGFRPQGFPGQGFPPGQQEMMMQMMAMQANMVAMAEQMANMQQQNRPGRPPAATRPPVRPAPAKVPAGTKLGGHAVSPIQPRGGSLGPIPTKPSSTALCKFGVGCSNARCIYSHPSPVADEKTGMVLSEEACEAGKDCKDPECIKSHVSPAAANGESAGPSRVLCRYQNCTNPKCQYRHEDANGNPIPPPALSNAAATTPATNSTEAVGKASLDSALDDGKTARPCRFAERCTRADCKFTHPASRPTPGGAKSFKAAAAPAAAGGIASGGMTASRKFAAPAADSKLNPGASEFKPAEPELQVSS